The following are encoded together in the Apus apus isolate bApuApu2 chromosome 7, bApuApu2.pri.cur, whole genome shotgun sequence genome:
- the NCF2 gene encoding neutrophil cytosol factor 2, whose protein sequence is MSLVETIRLWQEGVCAADGKDWRAALEAFLAVQNPPAKICFNIGCIHLVLGQLAEAEEAFTRSIGCDKHLAVAYFQRGTVFYRRQNHEKAVKDFKEALAQLRGNQLIDYKILGLRYRLFACEILYNIALVHATMQDWGKAEEHLTLAMSMKTEPQHNKIDRAMEAILKQKLCELVAIPAGKLFRPNEKQVAQLEKKDYLGKAMVVASVVDKDSFSGFAPLQPQASDPPPRPKTPEILRALEGQPHRVLYEFIPETDEELPVLPGNIVFVLKKEKDNWATVMFNGKKGIVPCNFLEPVELQNKLHVQEEIPAEAEIPEPPSSTAPEKPRRPPPDYTPATATQPRETEKEAEAAISSPHVLKVHYKYTVALQVKPGLSYMELLDLVCKKLELQPEHTELRYKPAESQELVALSTENLDAAWSQSKDNCLTVWCDITEGEGFLLENKPEEPPQEATLEETGPTQVIAQYNYKATQPEDLEFQAGDVILVLSKVNEDWLEGQCNGKIGIFPSAFVQKSNTKDLEM, encoded by the exons ATGTCCCTGGTGGAGACGATCCGACTGTGGCAAGAGGGGGTGTGTGCAGCGGATGGGAAGGAttggagagcagccctggaggCCTTCCTGGCTGTCCAGAACCCCCCTGCCAAGATCTGCTTCAACATCGGCTGCATCCAcctggtgctggggcagctggccGAGGCAGAGGAG GCGTTCACCCGGAGCATTGGCTGTGACAAGCACCTGGCAGTGGCTTATTTCCAGCGGGGGACGGTGTTTTACCGGAGGCAGAA CCATGAAAAGGCAGTCAAGGATTTCAAAGAGGCACTGGCCCAGCTGCGAGGGAACCAGCTCATCGACTACAAGATCCTGGGGCTGCGATACAGGCTCTTTGCTTGCGAG ATACTCTACAACATCGCGCTGGTGCACGCCACGATGCAGGACTGGGGGAAAGCTGAGGAGCACCTGACTCTGGCCATGAGCATGAAGACTGAGCCCCAGCACAACAAGATCGACAGGGCAATGGAAGCCATCCTG AAGCAGAAGCTCTGCGAGCTGGTGGCCATTCCCGCTGGGAAGCTGTTTAGAccaaatgaaaagcaagtggctcagctggagaagaaggaCTACCTGGGCAAGGCTATG GTGGTGGCATCCGTGGTGGACAAGGACAGTTTTTCAGGATTTGCTCCACTCCAGCCACAG GCCTCTGATCCTCCACCCAGGCCTAAGACCCCAGAAATCCTGAG GGCCCTTGAAGGGCAGCCACACCGTGTCCTGTACGAGTTCATCCCCGAGACCGATGAGGAGCTGCCGGTCCTGCCAGGAAACATTGTCTTTGTcttgaagaaagagaaggacaACTGGGCTACAGTGATGTTCAATGGAAAG aaagggatcgTCCCCTGCAACTTCCTCGAGCctgtggagctccagaacaagCTGCACGTTCAG GAAGAAATCCCTGCTGAAGCTGAGATCCCAGAGCCACCCAGCTCCACCGCTCCCGAGAAGCCGCGGCGGCCACCACCAG ACTATACTCCTGCTACTGCAACGCAGcccagagaaacagagaag GAGGCTGAAGCAGCCATCTCCAGTCCCCATGTCCTCAAGGTACATTACAAATACACAGTGGCCCTGCAAGTCAAGCCAGGCCTCTCCTACATGGAGCTTCTGGACCTGGTTTGCAAGAAGCTGGAACTCCAGCCCGAGCACACAGAGCTGAG GTACAAGCCTGCAGagagccaggagctggtggcCCTGAGCACAGAGAACCTGGATGCAGCCTGGAGCCAGAGCAAGGACAACTGCCTGACAGTCTGGTGTGACATCACGGAG GGAGAGGGCTTTTTGCTGGAAAACAAGCCAGAGGAGCCGCCGCAGGAGGCAACGCTGGAGGAGACAGGACCAACCCAAGTCATAGCACAGTACAATTACAAAGCCACCCAACCTGAAGACCTGGAGTTTCAGGCAGGAGATGTGATACTTGTTTTATCCAAAG TGAATGAAGACTGGTTAGAAGGTCAGTGCAATGGGAAGATTGGCATCTTCCCATCTGCTTTCGTTCAGAAGTCAAACACTAAAGACCTGGAGATGTGA
- the ARPC5 gene encoding actin-related protein 2/3 complex subunit 5, translating into MAKHTVSSARFRRVDVDEYDENKFVDEEEGGDGQAGPDEGEVDSCLRQGNMMAALQAALKNPPINTKNQAVKDRAESIVLKVLISFKANDIEKAVQSLDKNGVDLLMKYIYKGFESPSDNSSAVLLQWHEKALAAGGVGSIVRVLTARKTV; encoded by the exons atgGCGAAGCACACGGTGTCCTCGGCCCGGTTCCGCCGGGTGGACGTGGACGAGTACGACGAGAACAAGTTCGTGGACGAGGAGGAAGGCGGCGACGGGCAAGCGGGGCCCGATGAAGGGGAGGTGGATTCGTGCCTGCGGCAA GGGAACATGATGGCTGCACTACAGGCAGCTCTGAAGAACCCTCCCATCAACACAAAGAACCAGGCAGTGAAG GACCGTGCAGAAAGCATTGTCCTGAAGGTCCTCATCTCTTTCAAAGCCAACGATATTGAGAAGGCAGTGCAGTCCCTGGACAAGAATGGTGTTGACCTGCTGATGAAGTACATCTACAAAGGCTTTGAGAGCCCCTCTGacaacagcagtgctgtgctgctgcagtggcacGAGAAG GCCCTGGCTGCTGGCGGGGTGGGCTCCATTGTCCGCGTTTTGACTGCCAGGAAGACGGTTTAA
- the APOBEC4 gene encoding putative C->U-editing enzyme APOBEC-4: MNPGQKTIFQEYLTNQGTVVKPYCWQKQNHLCANCPFHIRTGEEARVPYEEFCRVFGFPGRLTATLKTKHLLFYELRSFSGGLVQKGRATNCTARDSHPESMLFEVGGYLDAVIDAYESIRCIILYSSYSPCNEAYHCCITKIYRLLLKYPELTLCIYFSQLYHAEDGFPTAAWNKAALQSLSSLWPRVTLQRLPSRTQHYLLCNFVYGIPGSTLYHPTLLSRTSVDRQNPHQTNNLRGMKPYFRNVFPQAVEGKAAVLQNLEIFTSPSLASQQPFEVTMSSQLPPMSQSHLVFLPSTFLPFQRKHLYPRPQNIVRHLKMPKEQPSETRNSGTFPSGRHLI; the protein is encoded by the coding sequence ATGAATCCAggacagaaaacaattttccaaGAATACCTGACAAATCAGGGGACTGTGGTGAAGCCCTATTGCtggcagaaacaaaaccacctgTGTGCCAATTGTCCTTTCCATATACGGACTGGTGAAGAAGCCAGAGTCCCTTATGAAGAGTTTTGCAGGGTCTTTGGCTTCCCGGGCAGATTGACAGCAACactcaaaaccaaacaccttcTCTTCTATGAACTGAGGAGTTTCTCAGGGGGTTTAGTCCAAAAAGGCCGTGCTACAAACTGTACTGCCCGAGACAGCCATCCAGAATCGATGCTGTTTGAGGTGGGTGGATATCTGGATGCAGTTATAGATGCTTATGAAAGCATCAGGTGCATCATCCTCTATTCAAGTTACTCTCCTTGTAACGAGGCTTACCACTGCTGCATAACTAAAATCTACCGTTTATTGCTGAAGTATCCAGAACTTACCCTCTGCATCTATTTCTCTCAGCTTTATCATGCTGAGGATGGTTTCCCCACTGCTGCATGGAACaaggcagctttgcagagcCTCTCCAGCCTGTGGCCTCGGGTGACTCTGCAGAGACtgcccagcaggacacagcattACCTCCTCTGCAATTTTGTGTATGGCATCCCAGGGTCAACCCTTTATCACCCAACTCTGCTGTCAAGAACCTCAGTGGATCGACAAAATCCACATCAAACTAATAATTTAAGGGGAATGAAACCCTATTTCAGGAATGTCTTCCCACAGGCAGTGGAGGGaaaggctgctgtgctgcagaactTGGAGATCTTTACTTCTCCTAGCCTGGCCTCCCAACAGCCTTTTGAAGTGACCATGAGCAGTCAGCTCCCTCCCATGTCTCAAAGCCACTTGGTGTTTTTGCCCAGCACATTCCTGCCCTTTCAGAGGAAGCACCTATACCCCAGACCTCAAAATATTGtaaggcatttaaaaatgccAAAGGAACAACCTAGCGAAACTCGTAATTCTGGAACGTTTCCGAGTGGCAGGCACCTGATCTGA